The genomic stretch TCATCGAGGTCCATTTGGCCGATAATGGCACGCAGATTGGTCATGACCAGGTTGCGGGTGGCGTGCTCGTAATGATCGATCCCGAAAATAGCCTTGTGAGGGGTATGGATGTTGATGAAGGCAATGGCGTTGGTAATGATCACCGCATTATCCCGCGTGATGACTTCCTGACTGGGAATATCTAGGGAGATGTCTTTGCGTGTGACCTTGGCGGCGATGGTGTCGATGTAGGGGATAATGATGTTCAAACCCGGCTTCAGTGTCGATTGATACTTGCCGAGACGCATAATGACAAATTCGTAGCCCTGCGGGACAATCTTGACTCCGGCGGAGATGGTGATGACAACAAGCAACAAAATGGCGCCAATAATAATCAGTGCGATATCCATGATTTTTCCTTTAACTGGAGCGATAATAGGACCCGCCGCAAACAGTCTCGGCGTCAAATGGCGTGGTCAGAACAAACGTGTTTAAACTAGAAGCACCGTCTCTTAGTGAACCTTCTCAACTTTGAGAATTTTTCCATCCCCCGTGCGATCTTCCTCTCCCCCGACTGAAACCAATACGGCCACCACCCGGAGACGGTCCCCGGTGTTGATCGGTTCATCGGCCGTATACGCCCAGGATTCGTAGCCAAGAACGGGGACAGAAAAAACCACGCGACCGCTCTCCCCGGGAACCAGGGCTCTGGTGGCGGCAATGCCGGTCTGGCCGACGGCGAGGTTCTCATCCATCGCGGAGGATAAGTTTCTTTGGCGCGGGCGAAAATAGCGAAACCACCCAAAGGTGAAAAAAATACTGGAGACGGAAAAGACCAGCAACTGCCATTCAAGAGCCAGGCCTGGCAGAACCGCCACTAAAAGACCGGTTAAAAGGGCCCCCAGGCCGAACCAGAAGATGGTAAAGGAAGGAACCACCAGTTCAAGAAGCACCAGAATGATCCCCACCAGAACCCAATGCCACCAGAGTAGAGTTGTCATTGCCCCTCAACTTTAAAAATCCGTGAATTATCCATTGGCTGCGCCGGCATGATTCCACAAACCTGCCGGCAATACCACATAATTCGGACCGACCTGCCACTCATGCCTGGCAGGAGGGACAGAAATAAGTGGAGCGGCCCGCCTGCACGATTTTGGTTATAGGCTTTCCGCATCGGGAACAGTTCTGGTTCTCACGGCCGTAGACAGCGAAAACAAATGGGAAATATCCCGGCTTTTCTCCGGTCACCGGTTCGTAAAAACGGTGAAGAGACTGTTGACCGCTCTCGATCGCACGGCTCAGAACTTTCTTCACGGCCACGGAAAGGCGATCGCATTGCACGCGAGTCAGTTGACCGGCGGCTCGCAAGGGCGATATCCCGGCCGCAAAGAGGGCTTCATTCGCGTAGATATTGCCGAGGCCGGCCACGACCTTCTGATCCATGAGGACATTCTTTACCGGGGCCGATCGACCGCTGAAACGATCCTGCAAAAATGCACCGTCTACTCTCGCGTCATCGGGTTCAGGACCGAGATCAGCCAACAGAGAGTGGCACAAGGGATCACCCTCGACCCATAAAAACGACCCGAAGCGACGCACATCGTTATAACGCAGACAGATATCGTTTTCAAAGACCAGATCCAGGTGATCATGACGATGGGCCGGGCTATCGGGGGAAACCATCCGAAAGAAGCCGCTCATACCCAAATGGACCAGCAAGGTGCCAGCACTCATCCGCAGCAGCAGAAATTTGGCACGGCGCTCCACTCTATGCACCACCTGGCCAGGCAGAATATGTACAAGCCGGGGATCGACCGGCCAGCGCAAATCCGCGTTGCGCAAGACCACATGGCGCACCTGCCGGCCCTGGATGGCGGCGCTTATTCCCTGACGGGTGATTTCGACTTCAGGCAGTTCCGGCATATCAGGGCCTGAACCAACCGATCTGATTGAGCAGTACCAAGGCAACAGCGCCCGGAGCGACATATTTTATTAAAACGTGCCACACCGGGTAGAGCCAGGGCCGATCCTTACCGCCGTCAAGGGCATCCTGCCGCCTGGAGCCTTTCCAGAACCAGCCAGCATAGACGGCGACGAAAAAACCACCGAGCGGCAGCAGATAGGAAGAAACGAGGGCATTGACGAAATCAAAGAAGGTCTGTCCGAAAAAGGGGGTAAACTCAGCGAGGCGGTTGAAGGAAAGAGCCGAGGGAATCCCGACGACGAAGGCGGCGCCGCCCAGTAACAGGGTAGACGCCCCCCTCCCCCAGCCTTTTTCGTCGACCAGGTACGAAACCGAGACCTCAAGCATGGAAATGGAAGAGGACAAGGCGGCAAATGAGAGAAGGAGAAAGAAGAGAACCGCGAGGACGGAACCAAAAGGCATCGTGGAAAAAACGATGGGAATGGTCTGAAAAACGAGACCTGGCCCGCTGTTCGGTTCCAGGCCGGCGGCAAAAACGACGGGAAAAATTGCCAGCCCGGCCAAGAGGGCGACCATGATGTCGAGCAAGGTGATCCGTACGGACAAAGAGAGCAGATCGGCCTTCTGGTCCAGATAGGACCCATAGGTGATCATGGTGGCAGCACCCAGTGAAAGCGTGAAAAAAGCGTGGCCCAAGGCATCCAGAAGTGCAGTGGGGGTGAGTTTGGCAAAGTCGGGCCAAAACATGAACTCAAGACCAGCCCTGGCTCCCGGCGAGAGCATGCCGCGCAGAAAGAGCAGCAACAGCAGCAGAAACAAAAGCGGCATCAGGATTTTACTCCAGCGTTCGATACCACCGCGCACTCCGCCAATCACGATGCCAACGGTAGCCACCAGAAAGCTCCCTTGCCAAAAAACAACCTGGGCCGGCGATGAAACGAGTTGACCGAAAAGTGCATTGATTTCTTCCGCACTGCGCCCTTGGAAGCCACCGGAAGCGGCCTGCAGGACGTAATCGAAGCTCCAGCCTGCCACGACGGCATAAAATGACAGCAGCAGAAAAGAAGAGCACACTCCCAACCAGCCAATAAAACGCCAACGAGTCCGTTTTTTCTCAAGGACAGCAAAACAGCCAACGGCGTCTCTCTGGCCGCGTCGGCCAATATGCAACTCGGCCATCATGATCGGCAGACCAACCAGCAGGATACAGACCAGGTAGACGAGGACAAAGGCGCCACCGCCGTTCTGGCCGGTAATGTAGGGAAACTTCCAGATGTTGCCAAGGCCTATGGCGCTGCCGGCCGCCGCCAGGATAAAACCAAGGCGGCTGGCCCACTGCGCCCGTGCGCCAGAACCCTTCATCTCTCTTCCTTTATCACCTGTCTAGAAATAGACTTTGTCCTTAACCCGATCGAAATCAGCCTTATCCAGATCGACCACAGCGCCGTCATAATCTGTTCGGTCCATTTTCTGACTGGAATGGTACCGCCACTCTCCATCCTCCCGATAGAAGAGCGAGAGTTCGAAACTCTCATTCAAAGTTCCTCGATAAACTGTCTCGAGGTAAAAGATGACGTGGGCGGCTGATTCAGTGATGTCCTCACGGATGATCCGGCACTGCCGGATGGAGAAATCCGAGGATAGATTCGCTTTTCCGTAATGGATATAGGCGTCGCGCTCGGGAAACTGCTGTCGAAAATGGGAATCGCCGTGGTAGGTGTCGTAAATCAGACCGAAATTGCCTTCGTCAAAGGCACGCGCTCTCGCCCGGACCAGACCGGCGGGTGAAAGTCCACGAAGATCCTCTACCGTTTGCCTTTGCAGCAAACAGCACTTTTTGTATTTTTTATCGCTGCCGCAGGGGCAGAGATCATTGCGACTGATTTTGGCGCTCATATAAACCTTGAAACAATAGTTGAAACTGGCCCCCGGGCCTACTCTTTCAGGCGCGGGTCAAGGGCGTCCCGAATGCCCTCACCCAGCAGGTTGTACCCGAGTACCGTAACGAGGATAGCCAAGCCGGGGAAAGCGGAAAGCCACCAGGCGGTGCCCAGGGTCTGTTTGCCGGCAATCAGCATGTTGCCCCAGGATGGCGTGGGCGGCTGCACCCCTATTCCCAAAAAGGACAGCGCACTTTCGGTCAGGATGGCGCCGGCCACCCCCAGGGTCGCCGAGACCAGAACGGGCGATAAAGCATTGGGTAGGATATGGCGAAAAATGATCCGCAGATCCGAACCACCCAGGGCCAGAGCTGCCAGGACGAAATCCCTCTCGCGAAGAGAGAGAAACTCGGCCCGCACCAGCCGAGCGACGCCCATCCAACCCGTCAATCCGATAATGATCATGATGTTCCAAATCGACGGTTCGAGAAAGGCGATGACGGCGAGGATGAGAAAAAAAGTGGGAAAGCAGAGCATGATATCGACAAAGCGCATGATGACGGCATCGACCCACCCCCCGTAGTAACCGGCCAGGGCGCCGACAAAGATGCCGATCAAGGTGGCGATGCCGACGGCAACGAAGCCAACCAGCAGCGAGATCCGGGCGCCATAGAGAATGCGCGTCATGACGTCGCGGCCCAGATCGTCCGTTCCCAGGGGATAGGCCAGGCCAGGAGACTGCAGCCGATGGGGGATATCGATGGCGCCGGGATCACCGCCGATCACAGAGGCCAGAAGAGCGAGAAGGAACATCCCCAGCACTATGGCCAGACCGGCCAGAGCCATGCGGTTCCGTCGAAACCGCGGCCAGAAGACATCGAGAAGGAAGGATTGTTTTTTGCCACTACCCATAGATACGGCCTGTTTCAAGGATACGGACGGCGACCCAGATCAAGACGCTATCCTTCAGGATTTGCGAATGCGCGGATCGGCCAGAGCATAGCTCAAATCAGCGATGAGGTTGCCCACCAGGGTTAAAATGGCGCCCATGACCAGAATGCCCATAATCAGAGGATAATCACGCATCATGACACCATCATAAAAAAGTTTGCCCATCCCGGGAATGGCAAAAATTGTTTCGAAGATAACGCTGCCGCCAATAAGTCCGGGCACGGACAACCCCAGAATGGTGATGACGGGAAGCAGGGCGTTGCGTAACGCATGCTTGTAAATGACCGCCCTTTCCGCCAGTCCCTTGGCCCGCGCGGTCAGAATGTAGTCCTGCCGCACGACCTCAAGCATATTGGAGCGCATATAGCGGGAAAAACCGGCCAGGCCGCCAAAAGCCGATACAAAAACCGGAAAAATCAGGTGATGCACCCGATCCCAAATCTGCTCTGCCCAGCCAAGATATTCGTGCCCCAGTGATTTGATACCGGCAATCGGGAACAATCCCAGCTGCACGCCAAGATAATCCATGAGCAGCAGGGCAAGCCAGAAGGAGGGAGTAGCAAAGCCGACAAAAACGAAAATGGTGGTCAAACGGTCAAACAGAGAATTGCGCTTGGTGGCGGCCAGAACGCCAATCGGCACCGAGACGGCCAGAATGAGGAGGATCGACAAAAGATTGATGAGAATAGTAATAGGCAGTCTCTCTAGAATCTTGTCGAGAACCGGGCGCCGATCCTGCGAAAAGGAGTCACCGAAATCGAGTCGTGCGAGTCTCCCCAGCCATTTGCCATACTGAACCAGCAAAGGCTGGTCGAGATCGTACTGGGCGCGCAGGCGCTCTTTCAACTCGACACTCGCCTCCGGATTGAGGTCGGTCTGCATATCGGTGGGTTCACCTGGAGCCAGATGAATCACGACGAAAGAGATCAGAGTGATCCCCAGCAGCAGCGGAACCATCATCAGGAGTCTTTTAAGGAGATACTGAAACAAGATCGGTCCTTTTCTGGGGCAGTGCCCGCCGGCAAAAGATCAGCGCGTGTACTTATGTTGGCCAGCGGGAACATACCACTCGATAAAATTGTGCATGATGCCGGCGGGTGCGGGCTCGATCCCCCGGAAGCGCTCGGCCACCACGGGTAGCGCGTCAGGAACATAGAGAAAGGTGTAAGGCTGCTCTTCCGCCAGGATTTCCTGAAAGCGGTCGTAAAGCTTTTTGCGCTCTTCCTGCGAAAGGGTCCGCCGCCCTTTCTCCAGCAGTTCATCGACCTCGGGATGGCGGAATTGAACGAAATTGAGTTCGCCGGGTCGGGTCTTGCTGCTGTGCCAGACGTTGTACGAATCAGGATCGGGGGGAATGGTCCACCCCAGGATGGTCGCATCGAAGTTGCCGGGGTTGATAAATTCCTTCAGGAACGAAGCCCATTCGATCACCCGCAAACGGACCTCGATCCCTACCTCACGCAGCCGCCGCTGGATAATCTCACCACTTTTGATGCGCTGATCATTGCCCTGGTTGGTGACGATGGTAAAGGAAAACGGTTTTCCCTCCTTGTCGAGAATGCCATCACCGTCGTGGTCCTGCCAGCCCGCTTCGGCCAACAGGGCCCGTGAGCGCTCAGGATCGTAGGCGTAAGTTTTCACCTGAGGATTATAGGCCCACGACCCAGGTTTGTAAGGCCCCGTCGCCACCTGTCCGAGCCCGAGCAGGACGCCATCGATCAGCTCATTCTTGTCAATCGCATAGGAGATGGCTTGCCGCACCCTTTTATCCTGAAAAAGAGCTTTACGCAGGTTGTAGCCCAGATAGGTGTAGCCCGATGAGGGGTAGCGGTATTTGTTGAAGCGGCGCCGGAAGGCAGGGGTTTCCGTCTGGGTCTCGAACTGAATGGGATTGAGCCCCATGTAATCGAGACCGCCGGAAAGAAGCTCCAGAAACATGGTCGACTGATCAGGAATGACCCGATAAAGAACCCTCTTGATGTAGGGTTTCCCTTCAAAATAATCCTCGTTGGCCTCCAGGACGATCTTTTCGCCGGGACTCCATTCTTTGAACACATAAGGACCGGTACCTACAGGCGCGCGGGACAGGGGGCTCTGGGTGATATCCTTTCCCTCCAGCAGGTGTCTGGGCATAATGGAGACGCCCCAACTGATGAGAGCGGTCGCCAGTGGCTCCTCGTAAGACACCCGAAACGTCAGAGGATCAGGAGCTTCGGCCTTTTTGACCAGACGATATTGCTCCGCGTAGGCGGTAGGTGTGTTGGGGTCGACGTATAACTGGTAGGTGAACAGCACATCGGCTGACGTAAAAGGCGTCCCGTTATGCCAGCGCACATCGGGGCGCAGTTTGAAGGTAAGGGTTCTGTTGTCGTCGGAAATTGTCCAGGACTCTGCCAGCTCGCCCTCGATGGTGAAATTTTTGTCGTAGCGCACCAGGCCGTTATAGATCAGCCCGTTGATATCGGAAGAAGAAGAATCGGAAGCGAGAACAGGCAGCAGATTGCTGGCGTCGCCAATGGAGCCCATCACGATCGTGTCACCGTAAGCCGGTTCGTTGGAAACCTCGTCATCCGGCGACGTTATATTCTGAGGGTCGCAGCCGGATAGAAAAAGGATCAGCGCGAAGAGAAGACAGAAGCGGCTCATGGGGGTCTCCGGAAAATCAGGGCAAAGGCTTTATGGTGACGCCAGTCGGTGCCGTCATCTTGAAACGTTCGTGAGCAATCGGAATATTGACCTCGACCTCCGAAAAGGCAACCTCAGCCTGGGTCTGTCCCGCCGGAATCTCCACACCGATGCGATAGGGGAAAGCCGGCAAGTTCGTATCGAAATCGGCATAGGAGACGGAAAGCAGCTTTTCCGCCTGTCGAAAATAAGCGGAAGACAGCAGCCGCAGATCGGGGCTGAAAACCGCCTCCTGCGAATACTGGTCTTCGGCATAAAGCGTGAGACGGTAATGGCCTTCCGGCGTAGAGGAAACCTCGGTACGCTGAAAATCCACCAGGGGAACCTGATATAGAATGATTTTGACCAGATCCTCCACTTCAAAGGGAAGTCGTAAAAACTTCCCCAGGTTTTCAGACGAGGGCTTGCCTTCATAGAATTCAGCCGAATGGGGAAGATAGACGGACAGGTGATCCCTGTTGCTGGCCAGCACCATGTAGGTCTGACCAAATGGCCCCATCACTTCAGTACGCAGGCTGTGAGGTTTTTCCGCCAGCACGACCTGGCTGACCCTGATCGAGCGATCCCGGGTGGAAACATGGACTTTAGCCAGGCCTTTGAGTGACTGAAAATAATCGCCAGATGCGCGCAGCCGGTCCAGAAGACTGTTTTCGATATTAGCCGGCATGGGTGGAGGCACAAAGGCCACCCGGGGGGCACAGCTGGCCAGGAAAACCAGAAAAAGGAAAAAAAGACCCAGACGCATAAGGCGTCGGTTCGACTTCGACACAATGATCCTCGGTGACACCGCTAGAGCCCCCGCAACTTTTCTTGGACCCCGGCAGCCTCAGGATCAATGCGAAGGACGTCTTCATAGGTCTGCCGGGCTTTGTCGAAGGCTCCGGCGGCCACATAGGCATCGGCCAGATGATGAAGAACCACCGGATCCTGGGGCAAGAGAGCGGCCGCTTCTTCCAGCGCGGTCACGGCCTCGGTAAAACGCTCCATCCTGAAATAAACCCACCCCAGGGTGTCGAGGATATGTCCTTCTTTCTTGACCGTAAGGGCTCTTTGCACAAGCTCCAGGGCTTCATTCAGATTCTCACCGATTTCCGCATAGTGATAGGCGATGAAATTGAGGGCTTCGGCATGTTCAGGGTCAACATCCAAAGCCAATCGCATAGTCTCGAGAGCCTTTGCTCGCTGTCCGTCTTTTTCATGCACAAGTCCCATCTGATAATAGAGATTGGCACTTTCGGGAAAAAGGGCCAGCCCTTTCTGCAGGGTTGAAAGTGCCTCCTCGTAGCGTTTTTCACCTTCATAAAGGGAGGCCAAAAAGGCATAGGCGTCGGCGCGTCCGCCACCGTGAGAAAAAACGTCTTCAAGAACCGTGATGGCTTGATCTGTGCGCTCCAGACGAAAGTAGAGATAACTCATGTGGTAGCGGGCATCAGCATAGAGTTCGGATTCTTCCGAAAGGGCGGAAAAAGCCTCAAGCGCCTGTTGCCAATCTTCCAGTCTCTCAAGGGCCGAGCCCAGGTAAAAACGCGCCTGTTCCAGGTGAGGATTGTTTTTTAGCAATGTCCGGAAGACCGCTGCCGCTTCCGCAAACCGTTCCTGCTCCAGATAGATCAGGCCTATTTTCTGCCAGGCTTCTGCTTCGCTCGGATTCAAGGTGACAATTCTCTGAAGCTCCGACAGCGCTTCGTCCAAGCGATTTTCAAGAATATAGAGACGAGCGAGACGGTTGAGCAGGGCAAAACTTTCAGGCAACGCGGCAATCCCCTGACGATAGAGCTGCAGAGCTTTGGCCGACTCTGATTTCCCCTCATAAAGACTGCCGAGTTCCACGTAGGCCGTTTCGAGATCAGGCCTGTTCCGTATCAATTCCAGATAGGACTCCTCGGCGGGGACGGTCAGGCCAATTTCACGGTAAATTCGGGCTTTGGTGAGCAGGGCCCCGTAAAAATCTGGGTTATCCGAAATCGCCTGCGTGAGAAGATCGATGGCCTTTTCGGTGTCGCCCAGACGAGCATGAGAGACCGCCAGTTCCAAAAGGGCATTTTCTTCCTCTGGATCCAGCTCAACGACCCGTTTGAGGTATTCGACTGCCTGTCTGTTGTTGCCCTTGGCAAAATGGAGACTCCCGAGAAACAACAGGGCATCGATATAACCAGGATCGAGAATAACAGCGTCTTCGGCCGCCCTGAGCGCACCTTCGTCATTCCCCTGATGTATGGCCATCTGCGCCTGGGCATACTTCAGAAAAGCGGAATCCGGGTCAGCCTCCAAGGCGCCTTCAAGCATCGCCTGCGCCCTTTCCAGATCCCGGTCTGCGACGGCCAGGCGATAAAGGCTGAAGTAATGAAGGGCCTTGGCCTGGCTGTCAGTAACCCGGGAGACGTAAGGCGCCTCCCGGACCATTTCCCGAGGGGCGGTAGTGGTCGAAACACAGCCAGCCAGTAAAACAAAAAGAAAAAAAACAACGGATATCCGAAGATTCATAGGAACTCCAGCCATGGGGCTGCGCCACCTTAAAACTGCCAAACCCACTGAAAATACGAGGCAAAACGATACCATACTCCCTATTGGGCGTCAATTTTTTTCCAGTCCAGCCCCTCCCTTTACACCCTTGTCCCTTCTGTTAAAATTTCTCGGTCTCCTATACAGAACAAGGCTCTCTATGGATGCACAGGCACTTCTCCATAAGGCGATGCTCACATCGGACTTTTATCCTGATGAAAACGGCCCGGTGACTTTTACCGAAACGCATATCTCCCGGCTCTATTTCACCTCTGGACACGTCTATAAAATCAAAAAGTCAGTAAACCTCGGTTTTGTGGATTTTTCCAGCCTTGCACAACGGTATCAATACTGCCTTGAAGAAGTCCGCCTGAATCGCCGCTTGTGCCCTCAAATCTACCTTGGCGTCCTGCCGGTTTATTACGGCGAGAAAGGCTATCAGTTAAAGGGACCCGGGGAAATCCAGGAATATGCCGTTCACATGAAACGGCTGCCTGAAGACCGTATGCTCGACCGGCAGATCAATAACAAGATCCCCCAACTCGAAAGGCACATGGAGCGTCTCGGGCACCTGCTGGCTCTGTTTCATAAAAACGCTGAGATAGTCCGTCAGTCCCCCCCTTTCTATCGACAAAAGACCGCCTACAACTGGAAGGAAAACTTTGCTCAGATCGAACCGTATGTGGGGCACACGATAGAAGCAAGAGCAATTGCCATTATCCGCGAATGGGTTGAGGACTTTATCAGCGAGAAAGATGCCGAGCTGGACGCCAGGGAAAGACGGGGCTTCGTGCGTGACGGGCATGGAGATCTGCACGCCGAGCATATCTGCCTGACCGACCCCATTTGTATTTACGACTGTATCGAATTCAGTGAACGCTTCCGTATAGGCGATATCGTGGAAGATACCGCTTTTTTGTTGATGGACCTGGAATTCAGGGGGCGATGGGATCTGGCCGAAACTCTTTTACAGGCCTACAGCGCCCGGATTGATCTGGGCGACGGTTGGGAGGAGCTGCTACCCTTCTTCAAGGTTTACCGGGCTTTTGTAAGGGGAAAGGTCGATTCAATTCTCGCGGGAGAGTCGGAGGCCGCTGAATCAGTCCGCCTGGATGCAAAAGTTCTGGCTCGCCGTTATTTCAATCTGGCCCTGGGATACCTTTGCCCTCAAATTCTAGTGTTAACCTGCGGCCTTATGGGGACGGGAAAAACCACGGTGGCGAGAGGTCTATGCCGGGCAATCCCTGCCCTGCACCTGCGTTCCGACGAGGTCCGTAAAGAACTCCATGGACTGCCTGTTCTAAGCCGGCAGGAAGATGCTTTCAACCAGGGGCTCTATACACGCAGTGCCACCCAGAAAACCTACGAGGCACTTCTTGATACGGCCGAAAGGGCTCTGCAGGAGGGACAATCTGTGGTGGTGGACGCCTCTTTTTCCCTGAACGACCAACGCTCCCGCTTTTTCGAGATGGCCCGCCATCGAGGCATCCCTGCTTGTCTGATCGTCACGGAATGTTCCGCCGAAACCGCCTTGGCTCGCCTTGACCGTCGGCGAGAACAGGAGATAGATGCCTCGGATGGTCGGCGGGAACTGTACGAAAAACAGGCTGCCCGTTTTGAAGCAATCCAGGAGGGCAACGAGGTTATAAGAGTCGACACAACACAAGATGTTGATTATACTATCCAGAAAATCTTGCAACGCATCATAGGTACCGCGGGGTCTCACCCATGAAAGATCACTATCCCATACAGCTCAGGGATGCCTGGATCCTTTTTTTCATCCTGGGTCTGGTGATGATCAACTTCCCCTTCATCCATATTTTCAATAAAGAAACCACCATCTTCGGGATACCTCTGCTTATCCTCTACCTCCTCGTGGGATGGCCTGCCTCCATTGCCGTGGTCTATTTTTTCACCCGGACCCTAAAGACCAACCACAATGGCGCCCCTCCCCAACCTGAAGACGAAAAGGATGCTCGCTGAGTGCTGCCTGTCGCTTTGGTCACATCGGTTACTCTCGCCTACTTCGGCCTGCTCTTCGCTGTCGCCTACTACGCCGACAGGAAGCGAAAAGCGGGGCAAAGCATCATTTCGAACAGTTACATCTATTCTCTCTCCCTGGCCGTCTACTTTACCTCCTGGACCTTTTACGGCAGTGTGGGGCGGGCCGCCACATCCGGTCTCGATTTTCTCCCGACGTATCTGGGGCCAACGCTTATAGCCTTCAGCTGGTGGATTATCCTGCGCAAAATGGTGCGTATCAGTAAAGAGCAGAATATCGTCAGTATTGCCGACTTCATAGCCAGCC from Desulfuromonas sp. KJ2020 encodes the following:
- a CDS encoding bifunctional aminoglycoside phosphotransferase/ATP-binding protein; the protein is MLTSDFYPDENGPVTFTETHISRLYFTSGHVYKIKKSVNLGFVDFSSLAQRYQYCLEEVRLNRRLCPQIYLGVLPVYYGEKGYQLKGPGEIQEYAVHMKRLPEDRMLDRQINNKIPQLERHMERLGHLLALFHKNAEIVRQSPPFYRQKTAYNWKENFAQIEPYVGHTIEARAIAIIREWVEDFISEKDAELDARERRGFVRDGHGDLHAEHICLTDPICIYDCIEFSERFRIGDIVEDTAFLLMDLEFRGRWDLAETLLQAYSARIDLGDGWEELLPFFKVYRAFVRGKVDSILAGESEAAESVRLDAKVLARRYFNLALGYLCPQILVLTCGLMGTGKTTVARGLCRAIPALHLRSDEVRKELHGLPVLSRQEDAFNQGLYTRSATQKTYEALLDTAERALQEGQSVVVDASFSLNDQRSRFFEMARHRGIPACLIVTECSAETALARLDRRREQEIDASDGRRELYEKQAARFEAIQEGNEVIRVDTTQDVDYTIQKILQRIIGTAGSHP